From one Streptomyces spiramyceticus genomic stretch:
- the smpB gene encoding SsrA-binding protein SmpB — MAKEKGRKMIAQNKKARHDYLIIDTYEAGMVLTGTEVKSLRQGRASLVDGFVQLDGGEAWLHNIHVPEYTQGTWTNHSARRKRKLLLNRAEIDKLASKTQETGHTIVPLAMYFKDGRAKIEIALAKGKKEYDKRQTLREKQDLRETNRAISAVKRRERGQV; from the coding sequence ATGGCTAAGGAAAAAGGGCGCAAGATGATCGCGCAGAACAAGAAGGCGCGGCACGACTACCTCATCATCGACACCTACGAGGCCGGGATGGTCCTGACCGGCACCGAGGTGAAGTCCCTGCGCCAGGGACGCGCCTCGCTGGTGGACGGCTTCGTACAGCTCGACGGGGGCGAGGCGTGGCTGCACAACATCCACGTACCCGAGTACACCCAGGGGACGTGGACCAACCACTCCGCGCGCCGCAAGCGCAAGCTCCTGCTGAATCGGGCGGAGATCGACAAGCTGGCGAGCAAGACCCAGGAGACGGGTCACACGATCGTGCCGCTCGCGATGTACTTCAAGGACGGCCGGGCCAAGATCGAGATCGCGCTGGCCAAGGGCAAGAAGGAGTACGACAAGCGGCAGACGCTCCGCGAGAAGCAGGATCTGCGGGAGACGAACCGTGCCATCTCGGCCGTGAAGCGCAGGGAACGCGGGCAGGTCTGA
- a CDS encoding S41 family peptidase, whose protein sequence is MLGSELSLQSRGVRRGAALTLVFATVLVTAAATDCWQLDDEKTPSLSASSVAVTAHRDEVTAAAVEAMADGKSGKEAAEEVVSRSDDRWGAVYDQGEYEEFQQALDGEYTGVGLWAKRTRDGRIEVARVQPGGPAELEGVRAGDRLRTIDGRRVEKRPVTEVVALLRGDGTAQAGTSVVLGLERAGREWHETLRRARLATEAVTVQRHADGATLIKVASFTKGSGEQVRDAVRAVPKDHGVLLDLRGNGGGLVTEAVTAASAFLDGGLVATYDVHGSQRALYAEPGGDTERPVVALVDGGTMSAAELVTGALQDRGRAVTVGARTFGKGSVQMPSVLPDGSVAELTVGHYRTPAGRNVDGRGISPDLAVSERAEERARTVLSGLGGGS, encoded by the coding sequence ATGTTGGGCTCGGAACTCAGCCTTCAGTCCCGCGGTGTACGCCGCGGGGCGGCCCTGACATTGGTCTTCGCGACCGTCCTCGTCACCGCCGCCGCCACCGACTGCTGGCAGCTCGACGACGAGAAAACGCCTTCCCTCTCGGCCAGTTCGGTCGCCGTCACCGCCCACCGCGACGAAGTCACCGCCGCCGCGGTCGAGGCGATGGCCGACGGCAAGTCGGGCAAGGAGGCAGCCGAGGAGGTCGTCAGCCGCAGCGATGACCGGTGGGGGGCGGTGTACGACCAGGGCGAGTACGAGGAGTTCCAGCAGGCACTCGACGGCGAGTACACCGGCGTCGGGCTGTGGGCCAAGCGCACCCGCGACGGACGCATCGAGGTGGCCAGGGTCCAGCCCGGCGGCCCCGCCGAGCTCGAAGGCGTCAGGGCGGGCGACCGGCTCCGTACGATCGACGGCCGCCGCGTCGAGAAGCGCCCCGTCACCGAGGTCGTCGCGCTGCTGCGCGGCGACGGCACGGCGCAGGCCGGCACATCCGTCGTACTCGGCCTGGAGCGCGCCGGGCGGGAGTGGCACGAGACGCTGCGCCGCGCCCGCCTCGCCACCGAGGCCGTCACGGTCCAGCGGCATGCGGACGGTGCGACGCTGATCAAGGTGGCGTCCTTCACCAAGGGCTCCGGCGAGCAGGTGCGCGACGCGGTACGGGCCGTACCCAAGGATCACGGCGTCCTGCTGGATCTGCGCGGCAACGGGGGCGGCCTGGTGACCGAGGCGGTCACCGCCGCTTCCGCCTTCCTCGACGGCGGCCTGGTGGCGACGTACGACGTGCACGGCTCGCAGCGCGCCCTGTATGCCGAGCCGGGCGGCGACACCGAGAGGCCCGTGGTGGCGCTGGTCGACGGAGGCACGATGAGCGCGGCCGAGCTTGTCACCGGCGCGCTCCAGGACCGTGGCCGTGCGGTCACTGTGGGTGCGCGGACCTTCGGCAAGGGCTCGGTCCAGATGCCGAGCGTTCTTCCCGACGGTTCTGTTGCCGAGCTGACTGTCGGCCATTACCGCACTCCCGCGGGGCGAAATGTCGACGGCAGGGGCATCAGCCCGGACCTCGCGGTGAGCGAGCGGGCCGAGGAACGGGCCCGGACAGTATTGAGTGGCCTCGGGGGAGGGTCGTAG
- the ftsX gene encoding permease-like cell division protein FtsX, with the protein MRAQFVLSEIGVGLRRNLTMTFAVVISVALSLALFGGALLMREQVSTMKGYWYDKVNVSIFFCNKNDAETIAKCSKGAVTAEQKKQIEADLDKMDIVKSVEYESADQAFKHYKEQFGDSSMADTITPDQMQESFRVKLDDPEKYKVVATAFAGRDGVQSVQDQRGILDNLFNLMNGMNVAALCVMALMLVIALMLIVNTVRVSAFSRRRETGIMRLVGASSFYIQMPFIMEAAFAGLIGGGFACVMLLVGRYFLIDHGLALSEKLNLVNFIGWDAVLAKLPLVIAIGLLMPALAAFVALRKYLKV; encoded by the coding sequence ATGCGCGCCCAGTTCGTCCTGTCGGAGATCGGCGTCGGTCTCCGCCGGAATCTCACCATGACCTTCGCGGTGGTCATCTCCGTCGCTCTCTCACTCGCCCTCTTCGGAGGCGCGCTGCTCATGCGCGAGCAGGTGAGCACGATGAAGGGCTACTGGTACGACAAGGTCAACGTCTCGATCTTCTTCTGCAACAAGAACGACGCGGAGACCATTGCCAAGTGCTCCAAGGGAGCGGTCACCGCGGAGCAGAAGAAGCAGATCGAGGCCGACCTCGACAAGATGGACATCGTCAAGAGCGTCGAGTACGAGTCCGCCGACCAGGCGTTCAAGCACTACAAGGAGCAGTTCGGGGACTCCTCGATGGCCGACACCATCACCCCGGACCAGATGCAGGAGTCGTTCCGCGTCAAGCTCGACGACCCGGAGAAGTACAAGGTGGTCGCGACCGCGTTCGCGGGCCGGGACGGCGTGCAGTCCGTCCAGGACCAACGCGGCATCCTCGACAACCTCTTCAACCTGATGAACGGCATGAACGTGGCCGCGCTCTGCGTGATGGCCCTGATGCTCGTCATCGCACTGATGCTGATCGTCAACACCGTGCGGGTGTCCGCGTTCAGCCGGCGCCGTGAGACGGGCATCATGCGACTCGTCGGTGCGTCCAGCTTCTACATCCAGATGCCGTTCATCATGGAGGCCGCGTTCGCGGGCCTGATCGGCGGCGGATTCGCCTGCGTCATGCTGCTCGTCGGCCGGTATTTCCTGATCGACCACGGCCTGGCGCTGTCCGAGAAGCTGAACCTCGTCAACTTCATCGGCTGGGACGCGGTGCTCGCGAAGCTGCCGCTCGTGATCGCGATCGGCCTGCTGATGCCCGCGCTCGCCGCCTTCGTGGCGCTGCGCAAGTACCTCAAGGTGTGA
- the ftsE gene encoding cell division ATP-binding protein FtsE: MIRFDNVSKTYPKQNRPALRDVSLEVEKGEFVFLVGSSGSGKSTFLRLLLREERASHGMVHVLGKDLARLSNWKVPQMRRQLGTVFQDFRLLPNKTVGENVAFAQEVIGKSRGEIRKSVPQVLDLVGLGGKEDRMPGQLSGGEQQRVAIARAFVNRPMLLIADEPTGNLDPQTSVGIMKLLDRINRTGTTVVMATHDQQIVDQMRKRVIELEKGRLVRDQSRGVYGYQH; encoded by the coding sequence GTGATCCGATTCGACAACGTCTCCAAGACCTACCCGAAGCAGAACCGCCCCGCCCTCAGGGATGTCTCCCTGGAGGTCGAGAAGGGCGAGTTCGTCTTCCTCGTGGGCTCTTCCGGCTCCGGCAAGTCAACCTTCCTGCGGCTGCTGCTGCGTGAGGAGCGCGCCAGCCACGGCATGGTGCACGTCCTCGGCAAGGACCTCGCGCGCCTGTCCAACTGGAAGGTGCCGCAGATGCGGCGCCAGCTCGGCACCGTCTTCCAGGACTTCCGCCTTCTTCCCAACAAGACCGTTGGGGAAAACGTCGCGTTCGCGCAGGAAGTCATCGGCAAGTCGCGCGGAGAGATCCGCAAGTCCGTACCCCAGGTTCTCGATCTCGTCGGTCTCGGCGGCAAAGAGGACCGGATGCCCGGCCAGCTCTCGGGTGGTGAGCAGCAGCGGGTGGCGATCGCGAGGGCGTTCGTCAACCGCCCGATGCTGCTGATCGCCGACGAGCCGACGGGAAATCTCGACCCGCAGACCTCCGTAGGCATCATGAAGCTGCTGGACCGCATCAACCGCACAGGCACCACTGTGGTGATGGCGACCCACGACCAGCAGATCGTCGACCAGATGCGCAAGCGCGTCATCGAACTCGAGAAGGGCCGCCTCGTGCGCGACCAGTCTCGCGGCGTCTACGGCTACCAGCACTGA
- a CDS encoding LPXTG cell wall anchor domain-containing protein, whose translation MTKKTRIRVARIAAGAVIAAGASLTAAGAASAVGIGVDVAGLSAKAEVDQEGLDIAVAADPADPADPADPADPADPADPADPADPADPTDPLDPLDPTDPTDPVDPTDPVDPTDPTDPVDPTDPTDPVDPTDPTDPVDPTDPTDPVDPTDPTDPVDPTDPTDPGDDNGGTNNGGNGNNGGNGNGGNGGTDNGGNGNGGSETGGSDGGTDGDTGTCTVDLDGAECEDNTDTDSAGSKPVEQGKAKEELAETGAAETTFLLVGAATMIAGGIGFRMLPRLAGGRAAV comes from the coding sequence ATGACCAAGAAGACGCGGATCCGCGTTGCGCGTATAGCAGCCGGTGCGGTGATTGCCGCCGGTGCTTCGCTGACCGCCGCGGGCGCCGCCTCGGCCGTCGGTATCGGTGTCGACGTGGCCGGCCTCAGCGCCAAGGCCGAGGTCGACCAGGAGGGCCTCGACATCGCCGTAGCCGCCGACCCGGCGGACCCGGCCGATCCCGCGGACCCGGCCGACCCGGCCGACCCTGCGGACCCGGCCGACCCGGCGGACCCCGCCGACCCGACGGACCCGCTCGACCCGCTCGACCCCACGGACCCGACGGACCCGGTCGACCCGACGGACCCGGTCGACCCCACGGACCCGACGGACCCGGTCGACCCGACCGACCCCACGGACCCCGTTGACCCGACCGACCCGACGGATCCGGTCGACCCGACCGACCCGACGGACCCGGTCGACCCGACGGATCCCACGGACCCGGTCGACCCGACTGACCCGACCGACCCGGGCGACGACAACGGTGGCACCAACAATGGTGGCAACGGCAACAACGGTGGCAACGGCAACGGTGGCAACGGCGGCACCGACAACGGTGGCAACGGCAACGGTGGCTCCGAGACCGGTGGCTCCGACGGCGGCACCGACGGTGACACCGGCACCTGCACCGTCGACCTCGACGGCGCCGAGTGCGAGGACAACACCGACACCGACAGTGCCGGCTCCAAGCCGGTAGAGCAGGGCAAGGCCAAGGAGGAGCTCGCCGAGACGGGCGCCGCCGAGACCACGTTCCTGCTGGTCGGCGCCGCGACGATGATCGCTGGTGGCATCGGCTTCCGCATGCTGCCCCGCCTCGCAGGCGGCCGCGCCGCCGTCTGA
- the prfB gene encoding peptide chain release factor 2 yields MAVVDVSEELKSLSSTMGSIEAVLDLDSMRADIAVLEEQAAAPSLWDDPEAAQKITSKLSHLQAELRKTEALRSRIDDLSVLFELAEAEDDADTLVEAEAELLAVRKALDEMEVRTLLSGEYDEREALVNIRAEAGGVDASDFAERLQRMYLRWAERHGYSTEVYETSYAEEAGIKSTTFVVKAPYAYGTLSVEQGTHRLVRISPFDNQGRRQTSFAGVEVLPVVEQTDHIEIDESELRVDVYRASGPGGQGVNTTDSAVRLTHVPTGIVVSCQNERSQIQNKASAMNVLQAKLLERRRQEEQALMDSLGKSDGGNSWGNQMRSYVLHPYQMVKDLRTDFEVGNPQAVLDGEIDGFLEAGIRWRKQQAK; encoded by the coding sequence GTGGCAGTCGTCGATGTTTCCGAAGAGCTCAAGTCCCTCTCCTCGACCATGGGGTCGATCGAGGCCGTCCTGGACCTCGACAGTATGAGGGCCGATATCGCCGTGCTCGAGGAGCAGGCCGCGGCCCCGTCCCTGTGGGACGACCCCGAGGCCGCGCAGAAGATCACGAGCAAGCTGTCCCACCTCCAGGCCGAGCTCCGCAAGACGGAAGCCCTCCGGAGCCGGATAGACGACCTCTCTGTGCTCTTCGAGCTCGCCGAGGCCGAGGACGACGCCGACACCCTCGTGGAGGCCGAGGCCGAGCTTCTCGCGGTCCGCAAGGCACTGGACGAGATGGAAGTACGGACGCTCCTGTCCGGCGAGTACGACGAGCGCGAGGCGCTGGTCAACATCCGCGCCGAGGCCGGCGGCGTCGACGCCTCCGACTTCGCCGAGCGCCTCCAGCGCATGTACCTCCGCTGGGCCGAGCGCCACGGCTACTCCACCGAGGTCTACGAGACGTCGTACGCGGAAGAGGCCGGCATCAAGTCGACCACCTTCGTCGTCAAGGCGCCGTACGCCTACGGAACGCTCTCCGTGGAGCAGGGCACGCACCGCCTGGTCCGCATCTCGCCCTTCGACAACCAGGGCCGCCGCCAGACGTCCTTCGCGGGCGTCGAGGTGCTGCCGGTCGTCGAGCAGACCGACCACATCGAGATCGACGAGTCCGAGCTGCGCGTGGACGTCTACCGCGCTTCGGGTCCCGGCGGCCAGGGCGTCAACACGACTGACTCCGCAGTCCGTCTGACGCACGTTCCGACCGGCATCGTCGTCTCCTGCCAGAACGAGCGCTCCCAGATCCAGAACAAGGCGAGCGCCATGAACGTCCTCCAGGCGAAGCTCCTTGAGCGCCGCCGCCAGGAGGAACAGGCGCTCATGGACTCCCTCGGCAAGAGCGACGGCGGCAACTCCTGGGGCAACCAGATGCGTTCGTACGTCCTGCACCCGTACCAGATGGTCAAGGACCTGCGGACGGACTTCGAGGTCGGCAACCCGCAGGCTGTTCTCGACGGTGAGATCGACGGCTTCCTGGAAGCCGGAATTCGCTGGCGCAAGCAGCAGGCGAAGTAA
- a CDS encoding serine/threonine-protein kinase codes for MARKIGSRYTAHQILGRGSAGTVWLGDGPEGPVAIKLLREDLASDQELVGRFVQERTALLGLDHPRVVSVSDLVVDGNDLALVMDLVRGTDLRTRLDRERRLAPEAAVAIAADVADGLAAAHAAGVVHRDVKPENILLDMEGPLGPGGAHPALLTDFGVAKLIDTPRRTRATKIIGTPDYLAPEIVEGLPPRAAVDIYALATVLYELLAGFTPFGGGHPGAVLRRHVTETVVPLPGIPEELWQLIVQCLAKAPASRLRASELSARLRDQLPLLAGMPPLDVDEPDSEAEGDGYAANPAGAAYDDPSQRPAGPDEPRRRGAVPLVPGSALDSSRDTHTSMRVPAPDELAGGARGTARVPRAAGQRRPGSARHKSDTVRRRRILLGGAAVVITAALGVGGWLAVTDDTPETVPQDTRQSSPAQP; via the coding sequence TTGGCACGGAAGATCGGCAGCCGGTACACCGCCCACCAGATCCTGGGACGGGGCAGTGCCGGCACGGTGTGGCTGGGTGACGGACCCGAGGGCCCCGTCGCCATCAAGCTGCTGCGTGAGGACCTCGCGTCCGACCAGGAGCTCGTCGGGCGCTTCGTCCAGGAGCGCACCGCGCTGCTCGGACTGGACCACCCCCGGGTCGTCTCCGTCAGTGACCTCGTCGTCGACGGCAACGACCTCGCGCTGGTCATGGACCTCGTACGCGGCACCGACCTGCGCACCCGGCTCGACCGCGAGCGCCGCCTGGCGCCCGAGGCGGCCGTCGCGATCGCCGCCGACGTCGCCGACGGCCTCGCCGCCGCACATGCGGCAGGCGTCGTCCACCGCGACGTGAAGCCGGAGAACATCCTCCTGGACATGGAGGGCCCCCTCGGCCCCGGCGGCGCGCACCCCGCGCTGCTGACGGACTTCGGCGTGGCCAAGCTGATCGACACCCCGCGCCGCACCCGCGCGACAAAGATCATCGGTACGCCGGACTACCTCGCCCCCGAGATCGTCGAGGGCCTGCCGCCCCGTGCTGCCGTCGACATCTACGCGCTGGCCACCGTCCTGTACGAACTCCTGGCGGGCTTCACTCCCTTCGGCGGCGGCCACCCTGGCGCCGTACTGCGCCGCCACGTCACCGAGACAGTCGTCCCCCTCCCCGGCATCCCGGAAGAGCTCTGGCAGCTCATCGTCCAGTGCCTGGCGAAGGCTCCGGCGTCCCGGCTGCGCGCCTCCGAGCTCTCCGCCCGCCTCCGCGACCAGCTGCCCCTTCTCGCCGGAATGCCGCCGCTGGACGTGGATGAGCCGGACTCGGAGGCGGAGGGGGACGGATACGCAGCAAACCCGGCAGGCGCGGCGTACGACGACCCCTCCCAGCGGCCGGCAGGACCCGACGAACCGCGCCGCCGCGGCGCCGTCCCGCTCGTGCCCGGCTCGGCCCTCGACTCCAGCCGCGACACCCACACGAGCATGCGCGTCCCGGCCCCCGACGAGCTGGCCGGCGGCGCACGGGGCACGGCCCGCGTCCCCCGTGCGGCGGGCCAGCGCCGTCCCGGTTCGGCCCGCCACAAGTCGGACACGGTGCGTAGGCGCCGCATCCTGCTCGGCGGGGCGGCGGTCGTGATCACCGCCGCTCTGGGCGTCGGCGGCTGGCTGGCCGTGACGGACGACACCCCGGAAACCGTCCCCCAGGACACGCGGCAGTCGTCCCCGGCCCAGCCATAG
- a CDS encoding serine/threonine-protein kinase codes for MRPVGSKYLLEEPLGRGATGTVWRARQRETAGAEAAVAGQPGETVAIKVLKEELANDADVVMRFLRERSVLLRLTHPNIVRTRDLVVEGDLLALVMDLIDGPDLHRYLRDNGPFSPVAASLLTAQIADALAASHADGVVHRDLKPANVLLDERDGQMHPMLTDFGIARLADSPGLTRTHEFVGTPAYVAPESAEGRPQTSAVDIYGAGILLYELVTGRPPFAGGTALEVLHRHLSEEPRRPTTVPEPLWTVIERCLRKEPDERPSAENLARALRTVSAGVGVHSSAAQVEAAMGVGALLAPDPAPAPVPGAPGAADPTQVLPSNAGSYDPSAATSVMPSAGAHQGGAADPTAVMPPVPQGAPGPEDPHPWQSQLRAARDRNEQTQVQYLDPSQDPLRRRPQRQPQQHQQPQQQQRPPQHQQQQRPQPPQRYAPPPPPQYQQPQAPAPQQRYAPPQQPAQLAPRPPREPREPRRRSANPMRIPGLGCLKGCLFTFLLLFVASWLIWELSPLQEWIGTTKGFFAQIGDVYDKVEKFLSELGGPGTGTAG; via the coding sequence GTGCGGCCGGTAGGCAGCAAATACCTGCTCGAGGAGCCGCTCGGGCGCGGCGCCACGGGCACCGTCTGGCGAGCCCGCCAGCGCGAGACCGCAGGCGCCGAGGCGGCCGTGGCCGGCCAGCCCGGCGAGACCGTCGCGATCAAGGTCCTCAAGGAGGAGCTCGCGAACGACGCGGACGTGGTGATGCGCTTCCTGCGCGAACGCTCCGTACTGCTGCGTCTGACGCACCCCAACATCGTGCGGACCCGCGACCTGGTCGTCGAGGGCGACCTGCTCGCCCTTGTGATGGACCTGATCGACGGCCCGGACCTGCACCGCTATCTCCGCGACAACGGTCCGTTCTCGCCGGTCGCCGCCTCCCTCCTCACCGCGCAGATCGCGGACGCGCTCGCCGCCAGCCACGCCGACGGCGTGGTCCACCGCGACCTCAAGCCCGCGAACGTCCTGCTCGACGAGCGCGACGGCCAGATGCACCCGATGCTCACCGACTTCGGCATCGCGCGCCTCGCGGACTCCCCGGGCCTCACCCGTACGCACGAGTTCGTCGGTACGCCGGCCTACGTCGCCCCGGAGTCCGCCGAGGGGCGCCCGCAGACCTCCGCCGTCGACATCTACGGCGCGGGCATCCTGCTGTACGAGCTGGTCACCGGGCGTCCCCCGTTCGCGGGCGGTACGGCGCTGGAGGTGCTCCACCGTCACCTCAGCGAGGAGCCCCGCCGCCCCACCACCGTCCCCGAGCCGCTCTGGACGGTCATAGAGCGCTGCCTGCGCAAGGAACCGGACGAGCGGCCCAGCGCCGAGAACCTCGCCCGCGCCCTGCGCACCGTCTCGGCCGGCGTCGGCGTGCACTCGTCCGCCGCCCAGGTCGAGGCGGCCATGGGCGTCGGCGCTTTGCTCGCGCCCGACCCGGCGCCCGCACCGGTCCCGGGCGCCCCGGGTGCCGCCGACCCGACCCAGGTGCTGCCGAGCAACGCGGGCTCGTACGACCCGAGTGCCGCGACCAGCGTCATGCCGTCGGCCGGCGCGCACCAGGGGGGTGCCGCCGACCCGACCGCAGTCATGCCGCCGGTACCGCAGGGCGCCCCCGGCCCCGAGGACCCGCACCCCTGGCAGAGCCAGCTGCGCGCGGCCCGCGACCGCAACGAGCAGACCCAGGTCCAGTACCTCGACCCGAGCCAGGACCCGCTGCGCCGCCGCCCCCAGCGCCAGCCGCAGCAGCATCAGCAGCCGCAACAGCAGCAGCGCCCCCCGCAGCATCAGCAGCAACAGCGTCCGCAGCCTCCGCAGCGGTACGCCCCGCCGCCCCCGCCGCAGTACCAGCAGCCCCAGGCTCCGGCCCCGCAGCAGCGGTACGCGCCGCCGCAGCAGCCCGCTCAGCTGGCCCCGCGCCCGCCGCGCGAGCCCCGCGAGCCGCGCCGTCGCAGCGCCAACCCGATGCGGATCCCGGGCCTCGGCTGCCTGAAGGGCTGCCTGTTCACGTTCCTCCTGCTGTTCGTGGCGTCCTGGCTGATCTGGGAGCTGTCCCCGCTCCAGGAGTGGATCGGTACGACGAAGGGCTTCTTCGCCCAGATCGGCGACGTCTACGACAAGGTCGAGAAGTTTCTGAGCGAACTCGGCGGACCGGGAACCGGAACTGCCGGCTGA